Proteins encoded by one window of Bacillota bacterium:
- a CDS encoding helix-turn-helix domain-containing protein encodes MTTTSTLLTIREVAGILRCSRSFVYELIYTRRLKAIKLSKHHWRISEDALRKILQEQENVQVVKKFPLPAPYERG; translated from the coding sequence ATGACCACTACATCCACATTGCTGACAATAAGGGAAGTTGCGGGTATTCTCCGGTGCAGCCGGAGTTTCGTCTACGAGTTGATATATACTCGAAGACTCAAAGCTATTAAACTTTCAAAGCATCACTGGCGCATTTCCGAAGATGCACTTAGAAAGATTCTGCAAGAGCAGGAAAATGTACAGGTGGTGAAGAAATTTCCACTGCCTGCCCCTTACGAGAGGGGGTAA